One genomic region from Bradyrhizobium icense encodes:
- a CDS encoding glycosyltransferase family 87 protein has product MTHIWQRLRTGDWLTAARMRGYSLLLLALFVLVFAGWIAVSDGLIDRNGKPIGTDFSSFYAAGSLVLDGRPGDVYNMAAHYAREQRIFGAATPNYGWLYPPIFLLVATPLALMPYIMALAVWQISTFALYLSVIGAILRRIPGNVIGPIWLPIAAGFPAVFINLGHGQNGLLTAGLFGAALLALPARPVLSGILFGALAYKPQFALVAPFALLAAGQWRTVVAAGITVVALMAITSLIFGADLWLAFAASTETSRRLLIEQGSVGFEKLQSVYAAVRMWGASVPVAYAAQGAVSAAVVCCTVWAWRSACNPDVKAALLVIATLLASPHVLDYDLVILALAIAFAVRAGFAGGFRDYEISLLAAAWIAPLLSRSIAGATYIPLGLLAVLAFYAFVLRRATLDRGQLRVGAPGVAQA; this is encoded by the coding sequence ATGACTCATATCTGGCAAAGGTTGCGAACCGGCGATTGGCTGACGGCGGCGCGCATGCGCGGTTACAGCCTGCTGCTGCTCGCCCTCTTCGTCCTGGTATTTGCCGGATGGATCGCGGTTTCCGATGGCCTGATCGACCGCAACGGCAAGCCGATCGGCACCGATTTTTCCAGCTTTTACGCGGCCGGTTCGCTCGTCCTCGATGGCCGGCCCGGTGACGTCTATAATATGGCCGCCCATTACGCCCGTGAGCAGCGGATCTTCGGCGCGGCCACACCCAACTACGGCTGGCTGTATCCGCCGATCTTCCTGTTGGTGGCGACCCCACTTGCGTTGATGCCCTACATCATGGCGCTGGCGGTCTGGCAAATCAGCACCTTCGCACTGTATTTGTCCGTGATCGGCGCCATCCTGCGGCGAATACCGGGCAACGTGATCGGCCCTATATGGCTGCCGATCGCCGCCGGATTTCCCGCGGTCTTCATCAATCTGGGACACGGCCAAAACGGGCTTCTCACAGCGGGACTGTTTGGCGCTGCCTTGCTCGCGTTGCCCGCCAGGCCGGTCCTGTCCGGCATCTTGTTTGGTGCGCTCGCCTACAAACCCCAATTCGCGCTGGTGGCACCCTTCGCGTTGCTCGCCGCAGGTCAGTGGCGCACCGTCGTTGCCGCCGGCATCACCGTGGTGGCGCTGATGGCCATAACAAGTCTGATATTTGGCGCCGATCTCTGGCTTGCTTTCGCCGCCTCTACCGAGACGTCGCGCAGGCTGCTGATTGAGCAGGGCAGTGTCGGATTCGAAAAACTGCAAAGCGTTTACGCAGCGGTGCGAATGTGGGGTGCTAGCGTCCCGGTCGCCTACGCCGCCCAGGGCGCAGTGTCAGCCGCGGTCGTGTGCTGCACCGTGTGGGCATGGCGTTCGGCTTGTAACCCCGACGTCAAAGCCGCACTCCTCGTCATCGCGACATTGCTGGCTTCACCGCACGTTCTGGATTACGACCTCGTGATTCTCGCTTTGGCGATCGCATTCGCGGTCAGAGCCGGCTTTGCCGGTGGCTTTCGCGACTACGAGATCAGCCTGCTTGCCGCGGCCTGGATCGCGCCGCTGTTGTCGCGCAGCATCGCCGGCGCCACTTACATACCCCTCGGTCTGCTCGCGGTGCTGGCCTTCTATGCTTTCGTCCTCCGGCGCGCGACCCTCGATCGCGGACAACTCCGGGTCGGCGCGCCAGGCGTCGCGCAAGCGTGA
- a CDS encoding glutathione S-transferase family protein gives MYKLYSMQRSGNSYKVRLALALLNAPYEAIEVDILRGESRTPEFLEKNPSGQVPLLEVAEGRYLAESNAILWYVCGGTSLAPESRVERAEALQWMFFEQHALEPNIGAAYFWLSLVKGGRDLQTHALEDWMERGYAALQVMENHLKTRAYFAAGQLTVADIALYGYTHVADRCDYDLTTFPAIRAWLRRVEQTPGFVTMDWRPQAEVDDQAGMAAGA, from the coding sequence ATGTACAAGCTCTATTCGATGCAGCGCTCCGGCAACAGCTACAAGGTCCGCCTTGCGCTGGCGCTGCTCAACGCGCCCTATGAGGCGATCGAAGTCGACATTCTCCGCGGCGAAAGCCGCACGCCGGAGTTTCTGGAGAAGAATCCCAGCGGACAGGTGCCGCTCCTGGAAGTCGCCGAAGGACGCTACCTCGCCGAGTCGAATGCCATTCTCTGGTATGTCTGCGGCGGCACCTCGCTGGCGCCGGAGTCGCGGGTCGAGCGCGCCGAAGCGCTGCAATGGATGTTCTTCGAGCAGCACGCGCTGGAGCCCAATATCGGCGCCGCCTATTTCTGGCTGTCGCTGGTCAAGGGTGGCCGCGACCTACAGACGCATGCGCTGGAAGACTGGATGGAGCGCGGCTATGCCGCTCTTCAGGTGATGGAAAACCATCTCAAGACCCGCGCCTATTTCGCGGCTGGACAACTCACGGTCGCCGATATCGCACTGTACGGCTACACCCACGTCGCCGACCGCTGCGACTACGACCTCACGACCTTCCCCGCCATCCGCGCCTGGCTGCGGCGGGTCGAACAGACGCCTGGTTTCGTCACCATGGACTGGCGGCCTCAGGCCGAGGTCGACGACCAGGCCGGCATGGCCGCCGGCGCATAA
- a CDS encoding PQQ-dependent sugar dehydrogenase: protein MKTPVALVTVALTVAILLAVSFLIATSTRGEQPAFDSSAGELEVRTIARGLANPWALAFLPDGKMLVTERAGRMRLVNTEGQVSPPLKGVPDVWASGQGGLHDVVTDKSFAQNRTIYFCYAERTEGGGRTTAARAKLSDDNGRLNEVKIIFRQQGPLSSGNHYGCRIAQAEDGNLFVGLGDHFTYRDQAQNLGNHLGKLIRIAPDGSVPAGNPFAGRTDAKPEIWSYGHRNVQALAINPASGEPWEIEHGPRGGDEVNVVGKGKNYGWPVIGYGIDYSGAKIHQSTAKDGMEQPLKYWVPSIAPSGMTFYTGKLFPKWNGSLFTGALRGAMLVRLTLNGNAVTSEERLLQNLHERIRDVRQGPDGALWLLTDSTNGRVLRVAPAVK from the coding sequence ATGAAGACACCCGTCGCCCTTGTGACCGTCGCCTTGACGGTAGCGATCCTGCTCGCCGTCTCGTTCCTGATCGCCACCAGCACGCGCGGCGAACAGCCGGCGTTCGACTCGTCGGCAGGCGAACTCGAGGTTCGGACCATTGCAAGGGGCCTCGCCAATCCCTGGGCGCTGGCATTCCTGCCCGATGGAAAGATGCTGGTGACCGAGCGTGCCGGCCGCATGCGCCTCGTCAACACGGAGGGCCAGGTCTCGCCGCCGCTCAAGGGCGTGCCTGACGTGTGGGCCTCAGGTCAGGGCGGCCTGCACGATGTCGTCACCGACAAATCCTTTGCGCAGAACCGGACCATCTATTTCTGTTACGCCGAACGCACCGAGGGTGGCGGCCGCACCACGGCCGCGCGCGCGAAACTGAGCGACGACAATGGCCGGCTCAACGAGGTCAAGATCATCTTCCGCCAGCAGGGACCGCTGTCGTCGGGCAATCATTATGGCTGCCGCATCGCGCAGGCCGAGGACGGCAATCTGTTCGTGGGGCTGGGCGATCACTTCACCTATCGCGACCAGGCGCAAAATCTCGGCAATCATCTCGGCAAGCTGATCCGGATCGCGCCCGACGGATCGGTGCCCGCAGGCAACCCGTTCGCCGGCCGCACTGATGCCAAGCCGGAAATCTGGAGTTACGGCCACCGCAACGTGCAGGCGCTAGCGATCAATCCGGCGAGCGGCGAGCCCTGGGAGATCGAACACGGCCCGCGCGGCGGCGACGAGGTCAATGTCGTCGGCAAGGGCAAGAATTACGGCTGGCCGGTGATCGGCTACGGCATCGATTATTCCGGCGCGAAAATCCACCAGAGCACGGCCAAGGACGGCATGGAGCAGCCGCTCAAATACTGGGTGCCGTCGATCGCACCCTCAGGCATGACCTTCTATACCGGCAAGCTGTTTCCGAAATGGAACGGCAGCCTGTTCACCGGCGCGCTGCGCGGCGCCATGCTGGTGCGGCTGACGCTGAACGGCAACGCGGTGACATCGGAGGAACGCCTGCTGCAGAACCTGCACGAGCGTATCCGCGATGTACGCCAGGGACCCGACGGCGCGCTGTGGCTTTTGACCGACAGTACGAACGGACGGGTGTTGCGGGTAGCGCCGGCCGTGAAATGA
- a CDS encoding DMT family protein: protein MPTVSPTLLPILMLFASNVFMTFAWYGHLKFKESALPVVVLASWGIAFVEYWLAVPANRWGSAVYSAAQLKTIQEVITLVVFACFSVLYLKEPLGWNHALGFLFIAIGAFLIFHKW, encoded by the coding sequence ATGCCCACCGTTTCGCCGACGCTACTGCCGATCCTGATGCTGTTTGCCTCCAACGTCTTCATGACCTTTGCCTGGTACGGCCATCTGAAATTCAAGGAAAGCGCATTGCCGGTAGTCGTGCTGGCGAGCTGGGGGATCGCCTTCGTCGAATACTGGCTGGCGGTGCCGGCCAACCGCTGGGGCAGTGCGGTGTATTCGGCGGCGCAACTCAAGACCATCCAGGAGGTGATCACGCTGGTGGTATTCGCCTGCTTCTCGGTACTCTATCTGAAGGAGCCGCTGGGGTGGAATCACGCGCTCGGCTTTCTCTTCATCGCCATCGGCGCGTTTCTGATCTTTCACAAATGGTGA
- a CDS encoding PAS-domain containing protein gives MQLDWRAISGPALTTATALIAFVVDRHFVAVPNPAPLFVCIVAFAASISGITSGMISAVIAVASSAVFFLNHRATPGYDMSDLARMLLLAATAGGTALITGLLRQKWVDAFAWEKKHHATADRLSAALDQVDIGIVLLDSDTRAEFINRAFRDYFKLSDEQADSKPPFIALMYHGRDTGAWQLPEDELSAFIAKRTEMIRAGDSTPINLDLADGEVLRFTCTALPDGGRMLSYAPVTDLVRHSDDPGSANYYRALRGSHRSLARHLGAAE, from the coding sequence ATGCAGTTAGACTGGCGCGCAATCTCCGGTCCGGCTCTTACGACAGCGACGGCGTTGATCGCCTTCGTGGTCGACCGACATTTCGTTGCAGTCCCCAATCCCGCGCCGCTATTCGTCTGCATCGTCGCGTTTGCCGCTTCCATCAGCGGCATCACCTCCGGCATGATCAGCGCCGTGATTGCGGTGGCATCTTCGGCGGTGTTCTTCCTCAACCACCGCGCTACGCCGGGTTACGACATGTCGGATTTGGCGCGCATGCTGCTGCTGGCGGCAACCGCCGGCGGCACCGCGCTGATCACGGGCCTGTTGCGGCAGAAATGGGTCGATGCGTTCGCGTGGGAAAAGAAGCATCATGCCACCGCGGACCGATTGTCGGCCGCGCTCGACCAGGTCGACATCGGTATCGTTCTGCTCGATTCCGACACCCGCGCCGAATTCATCAACCGCGCCTTTCGCGATTATTTCAAGCTGTCCGACGAGCAGGCCGACAGCAAGCCGCCCTTCATTGCGCTGATGTATCACGGCCGCGACACCGGCGCCTGGCAACTGCCGGAGGACGAGTTGAGCGCCTTCATCGCCAAGCGCACCGAGATGATACGAGCAGGCGATTCCACGCCGATCAACCTCGATCTCGCGGATGGCGAGGTGCTGCGCTTCACCTGCACGGCGCTGCCCGATGGCGGACGCATGCTGAGCTATGCGCCGGTCACCGACCTCGTCCGCCACAGCGACGATCCCGGCAGCGCCAACTATTATCGCGCGCTGCGCGGCAGCCATCGCAGCCTCGCGAGGCATCTCGGCGCCGCGGAGTAG
- a CDS encoding GNAT family N-acetyltransferase, translating to MSGDLTIRFVTRQDYAQWLPLWDGYNAFYGRAGATALAGEITAMTWARFFDAYEPVHALVAESGGELLGLTHYLFHRSTTMIEPNCYLQDLFTSAAARGKGVGRALINGVYEQAKLAGCSRVYWQTHETNHTAMLLYDKVAERSGFVVYRKML from the coding sequence ATGTCCGGCGACCTCACCATCCGCTTCGTCACCCGCCAGGACTACGCGCAATGGCTGCCGCTGTGGGATGGCTATAACGCCTTCTACGGCCGCGCCGGCGCGACCGCGCTGGCGGGCGAGATCACGGCGATGACCTGGGCGCGCTTCTTCGACGCTTACGAGCCGGTACACGCGCTGGTCGCCGAGAGCGGCGGCGAGTTGCTCGGGCTGACGCATTACCTGTTTCACCGCTCTACGACCATGATCGAGCCGAACTGTTATCTGCAGGATCTCTTCACCAGCGCCGCCGCACGCGGCAAGGGGGTCGGCCGTGCCCTGATCAACGGCGTGTACGAACAGGCGAAGCTCGCCGGATGCTCCCGCGTCTACTGGCAGACGCACGAGACCAACCACACCGCGATGCTGCTCTACGACAAGGTGGCGGAGCGTTCGGGTTTCGTGGTGTACCGCAAGATGCTCTGA
- a CDS encoding aldo/keto reductase, translating into MQIRNLGGSGLRVSAVGLGCNNFGQRTDLETSRKVIHKAIDLGITLFDTADIYAGMGGSETVLGTVLGDRRKDIVLATKYAKPMATDGTRQGASRRYIMSAVEASLKRLKTDYIDLYQQHEYDALTPMEETLRALDDLVRQGKVRYIGNSNFPAWRIAEAEMLARQMNVGRFVSCQDEYSLVVRGIEKDLLPAAQEYKLGLLPFFPLASGLLTGKYKRGTDAPADTRFAKAPALKDRYATARNEDIVEKLQAFAQERGHTMLELAFSWLAQRPQVASVIAGATRVEQVEQNVKAVGWTLSAEELAEVDRSTK; encoded by the coding sequence ATGCAAATTCGCAACCTCGGCGGCTCCGGCCTGCGTGTTTCCGCCGTCGGCCTCGGCTGCAATAACTTTGGCCAGCGCACCGACCTGGAGACCTCGCGCAAGGTCATCCACAAGGCGATCGATCTCGGCATCACCCTGTTCGACACCGCCGACATCTATGCGGGCATGGGCGGCTCCGAGACCGTGCTCGGCACCGTCCTCGGCGACCGCCGCAAGGACATCGTGCTGGCGACGAAGTATGCGAAGCCGATGGCGACCGACGGCACCAGGCAGGGCGCCTCGCGCCGCTACATCATGTCCGCGGTCGAGGCCAGCCTGAAGCGGCTGAAGACCGACTACATCGATCTCTACCAGCAGCATGAATACGACGCCCTGACGCCGATGGAAGAGACGCTGCGCGCGCTCGACGATCTCGTCCGCCAGGGCAAAGTCCGCTACATCGGCAATTCGAACTTTCCGGCGTGGCGCATTGCGGAAGCCGAAATGCTGGCGCGGCAGATGAACGTTGGCCGCTTCGTCTCGTGTCAGGACGAATACAGCCTCGTGGTGCGTGGCATCGAGAAAGATCTGTTGCCCGCCGCGCAGGAATACAAGCTCGGCCTGCTACCGTTCTTCCCGCTGGCGAGCGGGCTTCTCACCGGCAAATACAAGCGCGGCACTGATGCCCCCGCCGACACCCGCTTTGCCAAGGCGCCGGCGCTGAAGGATCGCTACGCCACGGCGCGCAACGAGGACATCGTCGAGAAACTCCAGGCATTCGCGCAAGAGCGCGGCCACACCATGCTCGAACTCGCCTTCTCCTGGCTCGCCCAGCGCCCGCAAGTCGCAAGCGTCATCGCCGGCGCCACCCGCGTCGAACAGGTCGAGCAGAACGTGAAGGCGGTCGGCTGGACGCTGAGCGCAGAGGAACTGGCAGAGGTGGATCGGAGTACGAAGTAA
- a CDS encoding endonuclease domain-containing protein, with translation MRGRNEKSIRIARRLRVNQTDAETILWNRIRNRQIDGHKFVRQQPIIGYVCDFVCRERRLIIEVDGGQHNESAADAVRDRRLIEAGYRVLRFWNNDVLGNTEGVLLSIQAELLK, from the coding sequence ATGCGCGGCCGCAATGAAAAGTCTATCCGAATCGCGAGGCGATTGAGGGTCAATCAAACAGATGCGGAAACTATCCTCTGGAATCGCATTCGCAACCGGCAGATCGACGGGCACAAGTTCGTCCGGCAGCAGCCGATCATTGGCTATGTCTGCGATTTCGTCTGCCGCGAGCGGCGGCTGATCATTGAAGTGGATGGTGGACAGCACAATGAATCAGCCGCCGACGCAGTCCGTGATCGGCGTTTAATCGAAGCCGGCTACAGGGTGCTACGATTCTGGAACAACGACGTTCTCGGAAATACCGAAGGCGTCCTACTCTCGATACAAGCCGAGCTCTTGAAGTAG